In Acidobacteriota bacterium, one genomic interval encodes:
- a CDS encoding DUF1501 domain-containing protein has translation MTEHTCSLMSRRRMLAQVSTGFGAIALNGMLGSALLPGAARGAPRARAKHVIFLYMSGGVSQVDSFDPKPRLDRDHGKPMPTKIERTQFNENGNIFASPFPFRQYGESGIPVSSMFPHVGECVDDLAVIRSMTSTVNEHAQGNYFFHTGFPLVGHPSAGAWVNYGLGTENENLPGFVVLQSGQAGIPHGGVGIYGNGYLPAEFQGSILRGDADDAVQNIQALEAPSAQRERLDFVKEMDQAFLERLGGHADVEAAVRNYETAFRMQAEVPELCDIGGETRATRELYALDHANQTTADYGRQCLLARRLVERGVRFVELSCLPEPTDAGQAANPWDQHTGLEVGHRNMALQVDQPIAGLLRDLKARGLLDETLVIWAGEFGRTPFHQGADGRDHNPFGFSIWLAGGGIKGGTIHGATDDFGYHVVEDEVTIYDLWATVLHLLGIDHTNLTYRYGGRDFRLTDVHGNVVNEILA, from the coding sequence ATGACCGAACACACCTGTTCCCTGATGAGCCGCCGGCGGATGCTGGCACAGGTTTCCACCGGGTTCGGCGCCATCGCGCTGAACGGCATGCTCGGCTCGGCGCTCCTGCCCGGGGCCGCCCGCGGCGCTCCGCGAGCCCGCGCCAAACACGTCATCTTCCTGTACATGTCGGGCGGCGTCTCCCAGGTCGACTCGTTCGACCCGAAGCCGCGGCTCGACCGCGATCACGGCAAGCCGATGCCGACGAAGATCGAGCGCACCCAGTTCAACGAGAACGGCAACATCTTCGCCTCGCCCTTTCCCTTCCGGCAGTACGGCGAGAGCGGCATCCCGGTCAGCAGCATGTTCCCCCACGTCGGCGAGTGCGTCGACGACCTGGCGGTCATCCGCTCGATGACCAGCACGGTGAACGAGCACGCCCAGGGCAACTACTTCTTCCACACGGGCTTCCCGCTCGTCGGTCACCCTTCCGCCGGCGCCTGGGTGAACTACGGGCTGGGCACCGAGAACGAGAACCTGCCCGGCTTCGTCGTCCTGCAGAGCGGCCAGGCCGGCATCCCGCACGGCGGCGTCGGCATCTACGGCAACGGCTACCTGCCGGCCGAGTTTCAGGGCTCTATTCTGCGCGGTGACGCCGACGACGCGGTCCAGAACATCCAGGCCCTGGAGGCTCCGTCGGCGCAGCGCGAGCGGCTCGACTTCGTCAAGGAGATGGACCAGGCCTTCCTCGAGCGGCTCGGTGGGCACGCCGACGTCGAGGCGGCGGTGCGCAACTACGAGACGGCCTTCCGGATGCAGGCCGAGGTGCCCGAACTCTGCGACATCGGCGGCGAGACCAGGGCGACGCGTGAGCTCTACGCGCTGGATCACGCGAACCAGACGACGGCGGACTACGGCCGCCAGTGCCTGCTGGCCCGGCGGCTGGTCGAACGCGGCGTCCGCTTCGTCGAGCTGAGCTGTCTGCCGGAACCGACCGACGCGGGCCAGGCGGCCAACCCGTGGGACCAGCACACGGGCCTCGAGGTCGGCCACCGGAACATGGCGCTCCAGGTCGATCAGCCGATCGCCGGCCTGCTTCGTGACCTGAAGGCGCGCGGTCTGCTCGACGAGACGCTGGTCATCTGGGCCGGCGAGTTCGGCCGCACTCCGTTCCACCAGGGCGCCGACGGCCGCGACCACAACCCGTTCGGCTTCTCGATCTGGCTCGCCGGCGGCGGCATCAAGGGCGGCACGATCCACGGGGCGACGGACGACTTCGGCTACCACGTCGTCGAGGACGAAGTCACGATCTACGACCTCTGGGCCACCGTCCTCCACCTCCTCGGCATCGACCACACCAACCTCACCTACCGCTACGGCGGCCGCGACTTCCGCCTCACCGACGTCCACGGCAATGTGGTCAACGAGATCCTGGCGTAG
- a CDS encoding SgcJ/EcaC family oxidoreductase, which translates to MGNRGTPRRISATLVLCSVLVLAAGCAAPPEEPPAPEVDPRAEAEAALGELAAKYLQAVNRGDADGLAVLYTEDAIRLPSDGRRIEGRDAIRLFAAADYADTDWDMQLRVDDSDYSGDLAFVRGTYALTLTSKEDSSVVYQEVGKWMDMMRRGEDGSWLIAREISNRDHPQGQMPADAMPQEEG; encoded by the coding sequence ATGGGCAATCGAGGAACCCCTCGGAGGATCTCTGCGACCCTTGTGCTCTGCTCGGTACTGGTTCTCGCCGCGGGCTGCGCCGCGCCTCCGGAAGAGCCGCCCGCCCCGGAAGTGGATCCGAGAGCCGAGGCCGAGGCCGCGTTGGGCGAGTTGGCGGCCAAGTACCTTCAGGCCGTCAACCGGGGCGACGCGGATGGACTGGCGGTGCTCTACACCGAGGACGCGATTCGGCTTCCGTCGGACGGCCGGCGCATCGAGGGCAGGGACGCCATCCGGCTGTTCGCCGCCGCGGACTACGCCGACACCGACTGGGACATGCAGCTTCGCGTCGACGACAGCGACTACAGCGGCGATCTGGCCTTCGTGCGGGGCACGTACGCTCTCACCCTCACCTCGAAAGAGGATTCGTCCGTCGTCTACCAGGAAGTGGGCAAGTGGATGGACATGATGCGCCGCGGGGAAGACGGCTCCTGGTTGATCGCGCGGGAGATCTCGAATCGGGACCATCCGCAGGGCCAGATGCCGGCGGACGCGATGCCGCAGGAGGAGGGCTGA
- a CDS encoding glutathione S-transferase: MSEPLPQSLTFMGAPGSPYTRKMRAVLRYRRIPYRFLISGADGREDLPAAKVRLLPTFYLPNADGEIEAVVDSTPLIRRFEREFEGRSVIPADPVAGFIDYLLEDFGDEWLTKAMFHYRWAYEADIEKAGQILPRWRQVEGPEEQFQQAAKMVSERQISRLWVVGSNETTGRVIEASYRRILELFRDHLTERQFLMGNRPGASDFAFFGQLTQLAAFDPTPMAVTLEVAPRVYAWVDRVEDLSGLEPTDDDWVDRELPETLRALLGEVGRVYAPFLIANGRALASGAERVECEIDGRHWVQKPFPYQGKCLMWLRDEYEALSADDRSAVDDLLAGTGCEALFEGAGAPP, encoded by the coding sequence ATGTCCGAACCGTTGCCGCAGTCCCTGACCTTCATGGGCGCCCCCGGGTCGCCCTACACGCGGAAGATGCGCGCAGTGCTGCGCTACCGGCGGATCCCGTACCGTTTCCTGATCTCCGGCGCCGACGGCCGTGAGGATCTGCCGGCCGCCAAGGTCCGGCTGCTTCCCACGTTCTATCTGCCGAACGCCGATGGCGAGATCGAGGCGGTCGTCGATTCGACGCCTCTCATCCGGCGCTTCGAACGGGAGTTCGAGGGACGGTCGGTGATTCCGGCTGACCCGGTCGCGGGGTTCATCGACTACCTGCTCGAGGACTTCGGCGACGAGTGGCTGACCAAGGCGATGTTCCACTATCGCTGGGCCTACGAGGCGGACATCGAGAAGGCCGGCCAGATCCTGCCCCGCTGGCGGCAGGTCGAAGGTCCAGAGGAGCAGTTCCAGCAGGCGGCGAAGATGGTCTCCGAACGCCAGATCTCGAGGCTCTGGGTCGTGGGCTCGAACGAGACGACGGGCCGCGTGATCGAGGCCAGCTATCGGCGCATTCTGGAGCTGTTTCGGGATCACCTGACGGAGCGGCAGTTCCTGATGGGCAACCGCCCGGGCGCTTCCGACTTCGCATTCTTCGGCCAGTTGACTCAGCTCGCGGCGTTCGATCCGACGCCGATGGCGGTGACCCTCGAAGTGGCGCCGCGCGTCTATGCGTGGGTCGATCGGGTCGAGGACCTGTCGGGGCTCGAGCCGACAGACGACGACTGGGTCGACCGTGAGCTTCCCGAGACGCTCCGGGCGCTCCTTGGCGAAGTCGGCCGCGTCTACGCTCCCTTCCTGATCGCCAACGGGAGAGCGCTGGCGTCGGGCGCAGAGCGTGTCGAGTGCGAGATCGACGGCCGGCACTGGGTGCAGAAGCCGTTTCCCTACCAGGGCAAGTGCCTGATGTGGCTGCGCGACGAGTACGAGGCTCTGTCAGCTGACGACAGGTCGGCTGTGGACGATCTCCTCGCCGGCACGGGTTGCGAGGCCTTGTTCGAGGGGGCGGGAGCCCCGCCCTAG
- a CDS encoding PSD1 and planctomycete cytochrome C domain-containing protein — MNLKPRFPPRSGVAILAALLLGAGPAAASELAPEDLEFFEQKIRPVLVEHCYTCHNSTEIAESGLRLDYRGGMLEGGMRGPAIEPGKPRSSLLLRAMRHPSLDFRMPLGGAKLPDDVVADFERWIEIGAPDPRDEPPSAEALREVTSWQATLEQRKSWWSLQPITQPTPPDVADADWSHNAIDRFLARGIADAGLEPAPLAEPRNVMRRLSYVLTGLPPTPAQVDDFERRAAIDRDAAVADEVDRLLADPAFGERWARHWMDWVRYAETHGSEGDPPVPYAWRYRDYLIRALNADVPVDRLIREHLAGDLLDEPRMNAELGINESAIGIAQYRFVLHGFGPTDALDEQVRFTENQIDVVSKAFLGMTVACARCHDHKFDAISQTDFYALYGTMVNGRPGVQTIDNEARRNAHRDDLVRLKGELRQVLADAWIEAAAEVPARLQQPDGPWAAALTGGQSPYDPLYAWVRAGRIRGRGAFAKQWQELAAAYERSGQQLEARRQAPAVRRWDLSRTGDVEQWYRHGNGLPEAKPQEAGSYEVTQGGGTIVADILPAGVYTHSLTNRHNGTFSSPRFLIGTRQKLAVRIAGRGGAVARYAVQNYPQRGEVHPIETLSDGEWRWQHWNLDYWDGDHAYIELVTAADHPMTGESSGGRSNRSWFGITEAVVLDEDGEFPRDEPAEFTAPLFEIEGAPGDRGELAARYGEALRGAAEAWRDSAMTDAQARFLASFVRRGLLPNDLGDVPEARAIVDRIRQLEEAIPVPTRSPAVLAGPRFDQPLMERGNHRRLGEPVPQRFLEAIDPEPYADSVHPRLALADSVLDPGNPLTARVIANRLWAHTFGRGIVATPDNFGQMGELPSNAALLDHLATTLQEDGWSLKKFVRRLASTRVFQLESTPSEAARERDPRNDLLSHAHLRRLEAEAVRDSMLLAAGQLEPVAASGTLPQTGWSNRRSVYVQVIRNQPDPLLHTLDLPTPVTTKGQRDQTNVPAQSLLMMNNTQVMHLATRFADRIARDPDLHSDRERIAAMFRLALGRPPTEPELGAAEQFLSQAVDRKPAREDMEAWSAAALERREESAGIRDFTADKTRGVLRFYHRASAPRAVAAWEFDDPPKNGRAYDASGNLPLKLGRHVRLHDGALWLGTSDVVTSKPIRRTFDEYTLEAWVAGLPGEADAGDAPVHLVLARDRKGAWTAYRNGVEAGPESVRQELPMSMEKGRLRFAGAGDAPLGVLQARLYDRVLAPADIAASALGNIEAPSEAEQARIYRGSWSRIARLEAEADQLEQSAGGGDAWRRLAHAMFNLKEFMYLR; from the coding sequence ATGAACCTGAAACCGAGGTTTCCGCCGCGCTCGGGCGTCGCGATCCTGGCCGCGCTACTGCTCGGCGCAGGACCGGCCGCCGCGTCGGAACTCGCCCCGGAAGATCTCGAGTTCTTCGAGCAGAAGATCCGCCCGGTCCTGGTCGAGCACTGCTACACGTGCCACAACAGCACGGAGATCGCGGAAAGCGGACTGCGTCTCGACTACCGCGGCGGCATGCTCGAGGGCGGCATGCGAGGTCCCGCCATCGAGCCGGGCAAGCCCCGCAGCAGCCTTCTTCTGCGTGCCATGAGGCACCCGAGTCTCGACTTCCGGATGCCCCTGGGCGGAGCGAAGCTGCCCGACGACGTGGTCGCCGACTTCGAGCGCTGGATCGAGATCGGGGCGCCCGACCCGCGGGACGAACCGCCCTCGGCCGAGGCGCTCAGGGAAGTCACGTCATGGCAGGCAACGCTCGAACAACGGAAGAGCTGGTGGAGCCTGCAGCCGATCACCCAGCCCACACCTCCCGACGTCGCCGATGCGGACTGGTCGCACAACGCGATCGACCGGTTCCTCGCCCGCGGCATCGCCGACGCCGGGCTCGAGCCCGCGCCGCTTGCCGAGCCGCGCAACGTGATGCGCCGACTCTCCTACGTGCTGACCGGCCTGCCACCGACGCCGGCGCAGGTCGACGACTTCGAGCGCCGCGCCGCGATCGACCGGGACGCCGCGGTGGCGGACGAAGTCGACCGGCTGCTCGCCGACCCGGCCTTCGGCGAGCGCTGGGCGCGGCACTGGATGGACTGGGTCCGCTACGCCGAGACGCACGGCAGCGAGGGCGACCCACCGGTGCCCTACGCCTGGCGCTACCGCGACTACCTGATCCGGGCGCTGAACGCCGACGTGCCCGTCGACCGGTTGATCCGCGAGCACCTGGCCGGTGACCTGCTCGACGAGCCACGGATGAACGCCGAACTCGGCATCAACGAATCGGCGATCGGCATCGCCCAGTACCGCTTCGTCCTGCACGGCTTCGGCCCCACCGACGCCCTCGACGAGCAGGTCCGCTTCACCGAGAACCAGATCGACGTTGTCTCCAAGGCGTTCCTGGGAATGACCGTCGCCTGCGCGCGCTGCCACGACCACAAGTTCGACGCGATCAGCCAGACCGACTTCTACGCCCTCTACGGCACGATGGTCAACGGCCGCCCGGGCGTCCAGACGATAGACAATGAGGCGCGCCGGAACGCCCACCGGGACGACCTGGTCCGGCTCAAGGGCGAGCTGAGGCAGGTGCTGGCCGACGCATGGATCGAAGCCGCGGCCGAGGTGCCGGCCCGGCTGCAGCAGCCGGACGGCCCGTGGGCCGCGGCACTCACGGGCGGCCAGTCTCCCTACGACCCGCTCTATGCCTGGGTTCGAGCCGGTCGAATCCGTGGCCGCGGGGCCTTCGCGAAGCAGTGGCAGGAGCTGGCCGCCGCCTACGAACGGAGCGGGCAGCAACTCGAGGCAAGGCGACAGGCGCCTGCTGTCAGGCGTTGGGACCTGAGCCGAACCGGGGACGTCGAGCAGTGGTACCGGCACGGCAACGGCCTTCCCGAGGCGAAGCCGCAGGAAGCCGGGAGCTACGAGGTCACTCAGGGCGGCGGGACGATCGTCGCCGACATCCTGCCAGCTGGCGTCTACACGCACTCGCTCACGAACCGCCACAATGGGACCTTCTCCTCGCCGCGGTTCCTCATCGGGACCAGGCAGAAACTGGCGGTGCGGATCGCCGGCCGCGGCGGGGCGGTCGCACGCTACGCGGTCCAGAACTACCCCCAGCGCGGGGAGGTCCATCCGATCGAAACGCTCTCGGACGGCGAGTGGCGCTGGCAGCACTGGAACCTCGACTACTGGGACGGCGACCACGCCTACATCGAGCTGGTGACGGCGGCCGATCACCCGATGACGGGTGAGAGCTCCGGCGGACGGTCGAACCGCTCCTGGTTCGGGATCACGGAGGCGGTCGTGCTCGACGAAGACGGCGAGTTTCCCCGCGACGAGCCGGCCGAGTTCACGGCGCCCCTGTTCGAGATCGAAGGAGCGCCCGGCGACCGCGGCGAGCTGGCGGCCCGTTACGGCGAAGCGCTTCGCGGAGCCGCCGAGGCCTGGCGCGACAGTGCGATGACTGACGCCCAGGCCCGCTTCCTGGCGAGCTTCGTGCGCCGCGGCCTGCTGCCGAACGACCTCGGCGACGTACCGGAAGCGCGTGCGATCGTCGACAGGATCAGGCAGCTCGAGGAGGCGATCCCCGTGCCGACCCGCTCTCCCGCGGTACTCGCCGGCCCGCGCTTCGATCAGCCGCTGATGGAGCGGGGCAACCACCGGCGGCTCGGCGAACCGGTGCCGCAGCGCTTCCTCGAGGCGATCGACCCCGAGCCCTACGCGGACTCGGTCCACCCGCGGCTGGCCCTGGCCGACAGCGTCCTCGACCCCGGCAACCCGCTCACCGCCCGCGTCATCGCGAACCGCCTCTGGGCCCACACCTTCGGCCGCGGCATCGTCGCAACGCCGGACAACTTCGGGCAGATGGGCGAGCTGCCGTCGAACGCCGCCCTCCTCGATCACCTGGCGACGACGCTGCAGGAGGACGGCTGGTCCCTGAAGAAGTTCGTGCGGCGGCTCGCCTCGACCCGCGTCTTCCAGCTCGAGTCGACGCCGTCGGAAGCCGCCCGTGAACGGGATCCGCGGAACGACCTCCTCTCCCATGCCCATCTCCGCCGCCTGGAGGCCGAGGCGGTGCGGGACTCGATGCTGCTCGCCGCCGGTCAACTCGAACCGGTGGCAGCCAGCGGGACCCTCCCGCAAACCGGCTGGTCCAACCGGCGCAGCGTCTACGTCCAGGTCATCCGGAATCAGCCGGATCCCCTGCTCCACACGCTCGACCTGCCGACCCCGGTGACGACCAAGGGCCAGCGCGACCAGACGAACGTGCCCGCGCAGTCGCTGCTCATGATGAACAACACCCAGGTCATGCACCTGGCCACTCGCTTCGCCGACCGGATCGCCCGGGACCCCGATCTGCACAGCGATCGGGAACGAATCGCCGCCATGTTCCGGCTCGCCCTCGGCCGACCCCCGACCGAACCGGAACTCGGCGCGGCCGAACAGTTCCTCAGCCAGGCCGTCGACCGGAAGCCCGCCCGGGAGGACATGGAAGCATGGAGCGCGGCCGCCCTGGAACGCCGCGAGGAGAGCGCCGGAATCCGCGACTTCACCGCGGACAAGACACGCGGCGTGCTCCGCTTCTACCACCGGGCGTCGGCGCCCAGGGCGGTCGCCGCTTGGGAGTTCGACGACCCGCCCAAGAACGGCCGGGCCTACGACGCCTCCGGTAATCTGCCGCTCAAGCTGGGCCGCCACGTCCGCTTGCACGACGGCGCACTGTGGCTGGGGACGTCGGATGTCGTGACGTCGAAGCCGATCCGGCGGACGTTCGACGAGTACACGCTCGAGGCCTGGGTAGCCGGCCTCCCGGGCGAAGCGGACGCGGGCGACGCACCGGTCCACCTGGTCCTGGCGCGGGACCGCAAGGGCGCCTGGACCGCGTACCGGAACGGAGTTGAGGCCGGCCCGGAAAGCGTCCGCCAGGAACTTCCGATGAGCATGGAGAAGGGTCGCCTCCGGTTCGCGGGCGCCGGAGACGCGCCGCTGGGCGTGCTTCAGGCTCGCCTCTACGACCGCGTCCTGGCCCCTGCCGACATCGCTGCCTCGGCGCTCGGCAACATCGAAGCGCCGTCGGAAGCGGAGCAGGCGCGGATCTACCGCGGCAGTTGGTCCCGCATCGCTCGCCTCGAGGCCGAGGCGGACCAGCTCGAGCAGAGCGCCGGCGGCGGCGATGCGTGGCGTCGACTGGCGCACGCCATGTTCAACTTGAAGGAGTTCATGTACCTCCGATGA
- a CDS encoding serine hydrolase, whose product MTRNLSSFLTSAAGLIAGALGSLPWLAGSFTVVQPDLARLLLIAAPAGGAVAALAALVLRQGHPAVRITAGVLGLLAVASSPVFTRNLADQSPAEPRTAGSVDSATAAPTADRLRILQLNAWHGYPDPGDRLVVQESPSDRSIRASRLAAEVSRLQPDIVVLQEAWCTVDEGCLADRLSREIGFHAVYARANGSLRWLGFEEGSAILSRFPIDDPEVWRLAPDRDAFERRIALTARIDHPDLTFDLVGVHLANGDADLAGAQAAGLLERIVARPERPVLIAGDLNLPGDHPALVRFREAGYRDLLEGGIDHVLLDARNSGWWPLWMEWAEADSISDHPGILVEFQLAVPPGEDDWSGDWRAATPAKVGLDSERLEKALERIGELDGLQGVLVARHGRLVAERHFRGSAGHRPHNLKSASKSVLSALAGLAIERGLLDLDQEIAGVLPEGRELDDPDKRAITVRHLLTMTSGLESTSFGNYGSWVASRNWVRAALARPLQAEPGTRFSYSTGGTHLLSATLARAAGRSTHDFARRHLFDPLGIGPSAWARDRQGIHVGGNNLSLRPRDMLKFGQLYLNRGRWGGEQLLPWQWVDRSTRPAGLAAPRGRGRIYGGYGYLWWLRGPRERGAYIASGYGGQYIYVSPAEDMVVVVISTEVSKGRGWRGELFGIIREGVTGSVIDRYARSTHVVN is encoded by the coding sequence TTGACGCGCAACCTCTCCTCCTTCCTGACCTCGGCAGCCGGCCTGATCGCCGGCGCGCTGGGTTCGTTGCCCTGGCTCGCCGGATCGTTCACCGTCGTTCAGCCCGACCTGGCGCGGCTGCTATTGATCGCCGCGCCGGCCGGCGGAGCGGTAGCAGCGCTGGCGGCCCTCGTCCTGCGTCAGGGCCATCCCGCGGTCCGCATTACGGCGGGGGTCCTCGGCCTGCTGGCGGTGGCCTCGAGCCCGGTCTTCACGAGGAACCTGGCCGATCAGTCGCCGGCGGAGCCGCGCACCGCCGGAAGCGTGGACTCGGCCACGGCCGCGCCGACAGCGGATCGGCTTCGCATCCTCCAACTGAACGCCTGGCACGGCTACCCGGACCCCGGCGACCGCCTGGTGGTCCAGGAGAGTCCCTCCGATCGGTCGATCCGGGCCAGCCGCCTCGCGGCGGAGGTCTCGCGCCTGCAACCCGACATCGTCGTGCTGCAGGAGGCCTGGTGCACGGTCGACGAAGGCTGCCTGGCCGACCGCCTGTCCCGTGAAATCGGCTTCCACGCCGTCTACGCCCGCGCCAACGGCTCGCTGCGATGGCTGGGCTTCGAGGAGGGTTCGGCGATCCTCAGCCGCTTTCCCATCGATGACCCCGAGGTATGGCGGCTGGCGCCGGACCGGGACGCTTTCGAACGCCGCATCGCGCTGACCGCACGGATCGACCACCCCGACCTGACCTTCGACCTGGTCGGTGTCCATCTCGCCAACGGAGACGCCGACCTCGCCGGCGCCCAGGCCGCGGGTCTCCTGGAGCGCATCGTCGCCCGGCCGGAGCGTCCCGTCCTGATCGCCGGCGACCTGAACCTGCCGGGGGACCATCCGGCGCTGGTCCGCTTTCGGGAAGCCGGCTACCGCGATCTCCTGGAGGGAGGCATCGACCACGTCCTGCTCGATGCCCGCAATTCCGGCTGGTGGCCCCTCTGGATGGAGTGGGCGGAGGCAGATTCGATCTCGGATCACCCGGGTATTCTCGTCGAGTTTCAACTAGCGGTCCCTCCGGGCGAAGACGACTGGTCCGGCGACTGGCGAGCCGCCACTCCCGCGAAGGTCGGCCTCGACTCCGAACGGCTCGAGAAGGCCCTCGAACGGATCGGCGAACTCGACGGGCTGCAGGGCGTCCTCGTCGCTCGCCACGGCAGGCTCGTTGCGGAACGGCACTTCCGGGGCTCCGCCGGCCACCGGCCGCACAACCTGAAGTCGGCCTCCAAGAGCGTCCTCTCGGCTCTGGCCGGTCTGGCGATCGAACGGGGGCTGCTGGACCTCGACCAGGAGATCGCCGGCGTGCTGCCGGAAGGCCGCGAACTCGACGACCCGGACAAGCGGGCGATCACGGTGCGCCACCTTCTGACGATGACTTCCGGTCTCGAATCGACCAGCTTCGGCAACTACGGCTCGTGGGTGGCGTCGCGCAACTGGGTCCGCGCCGCGCTCGCCCGCCCGCTGCAGGCCGAGCCGGGTACCCGCTTCTCCTACAGCACGGGCGGCACCCACCTGCTGTCGGCGACCCTCGCCCGAGCCGCCGGCCGGAGCACCCACGACTTCGCTCGCCGGCACCTCTTCGACCCGTTGGGAATCGGCCCCTCGGCCTGGGCCCGTGACCGGCAGGGCATTCACGTCGGCGGCAACAACCTCTCGCTTCGGCCGCGCGACATGCTGAAGTTCGGTCAGCTCTACCTGAACCGCGGCCGCTGGGGTGGCGAGCAACTGCTTCCCTGGCAGTGGGTAGACCGATCGACCCGCCCCGCAGGACTCGCCGCCCCCCGTGGACGCGGCCGAATCTACGGCGGCTACGGCTACCTGTGGTGGCTCAGGGGGCCGCGCGAACGCGGCGCCTACATCGCCAGCGGCTACGGCGGCCAGTACATCTACGTCTCTCCGGCCGAGGACATGGTCGTCGTCGTCATCTCGACCGAGGTATCGAAGGGCCGCGGCTGGCGCGGAGAGCTGTTCGGGATCATCCGCGAGGGCGTGACGGGAAGCGTGATCGACCGCTACGCAAGGTCGACCCACGTTGTAAACTGA
- a CDS encoding SgcJ/EcaC family oxidoreductase produces the protein MKSTTRWHERPGISLLAVLLVGFVVVACPPVEEEVAEDPNAVEPSRGDEDALNALVADFMVALNTGDADAMAELYASDAVRMQPEGPPISGRETIRQNISQFFETGSLDVQLHVDETVFSGELAYVMGTFALGVIPNDGSPRTDTLGHWMRLMRREPDGSWLIAYELWNFQA, from the coding sequence ATGAAGAGCACGACCCGCTGGCATGAGCGTCCCGGGATCAGTCTCCTGGCTGTCCTGCTGGTCGGCTTCGTCGTCGTTGCCTGCCCCCCGGTCGAGGAGGAGGTGGCGGAGGATCCGAACGCGGTCGAACCCAGCCGCGGCGACGAGGACGCCCTCAACGCCCTGGTTGCCGACTTCATGGTCGCGCTGAACACGGGCGACGCGGACGCGATGGCGGAGCTCTACGCCTCGGACGCGGTCCGCATGCAGCCGGAAGGCCCTCCGATCAGCGGCCGCGAGACGATCCGGCAGAACATCTCGCAGTTCTTCGAGACCGGCAGCCTGGACGTGCAGCTTCACGTCGACGAGACGGTGTTCAGCGGAGAGTTGGCCTACGTCATGGGCACATTCGCCCTGGGTGTGATTCCGAACGACGGATCGCCGAGGACGGACACGCTCGGACACTGGATGCGGCTGATGCGGCGTGAGCCGGACGGCAGTTGGCTCATCGCGTACGAACTCTGGAACTTCCAGGCGTAG
- a CDS encoding MFS transporter, with protein sequence MPSSGRPGFWKSFNPRFYGWRMLPAAWLIYGLGAVPFYSWGIFLPQMLDELGMSRADSGWAFGIWTFCGGAVAPLIGVCLTRFGPRPVFTAGFLAVSVAYYLTSRAQDRWEVLLYFGLFAGVTHTFSTVLPTQTLAANWFLRWRATAMAFLLVAAGVMAPLIYRFAHSLLDRGGTWRDGWVIIAALCAALGVLSFLVLRNTPESMSQLRDGARSLDELQAVAIRTGAETPDEWVAKEAVRTPQFVLMVLCGLGYAVPWGVLANHGNLHLLDVGFESGEAATLLALMAFVSIFGRASGALGDRISPPRLLGLALAMEGAGMAMLLFVRTTGQARVALILLGLGFGMAYICQAATFARFFGRRAFATTTGVRFAVGAAFGATIPAVTGWAFDTQGTYAVPFLTIAAVTLTGSVVAFLLQPPRKKS encoded by the coding sequence GTGCCTTCGAGCGGCCGGCCGGGTTTCTGGAAGTCGTTCAACCCGCGGTTCTACGGCTGGCGGATGCTGCCCGCGGCCTGGCTCATCTACGGCCTGGGTGCCGTGCCCTTCTACAGTTGGGGCATCTTCCTGCCTCAGATGCTGGACGAGTTGGGAATGTCCCGCGCGGACAGCGGCTGGGCGTTCGGCATCTGGACCTTTTGCGGCGGCGCCGTGGCGCCGTTGATCGGTGTTTGCCTGACCCGGTTTGGACCCCGTCCGGTGTTCACCGCCGGCTTCCTGGCCGTGTCGGTTGCCTACTATCTGACCAGCCGGGCCCAGGATCGCTGGGAGGTGCTGCTCTACTTCGGTTTGTTCGCTGGAGTTACTCACACGTTCTCCACCGTTCTGCCGACGCAGACGCTTGCAGCAAACTGGTTCCTTCGATGGCGTGCGACCGCCATGGCCTTCCTGCTGGTTGCGGCCGGCGTGATGGCGCCGCTGATCTACCGTTTCGCTCACTCGCTTCTGGACCGGGGCGGCACCTGGCGGGACGGCTGGGTGATCATTGCTGCACTCTGTGCGGCCCTGGGCGTGCTGTCGTTCCTCGTCCTTCGTAACACGCCGGAGTCGATGAGCCAGTTGCGGGACGGGGCCCGTTCGCTGGATGAGCTTCAGGCCGTGGCGATTCGGACCGGCGCCGAGACCCCGGACGAGTGGGTTGCGAAAGAGGCCGTGCGGACGCCGCAGTTCGTGTTGATGGTGCTCTGCGGTCTGGGTTACGCCGTTCCCTGGGGCGTGCTGGCCAACCACGGCAATCTGCATCTGCTCGATGTCGGGTTCGAGAGCGGTGAAGCCGCCACTCTCCTTGCGCTCATGGCCTTCGTGAGCATCTTCGGCCGTGCCAGCGGCGCCCTGGGTGATCGGATCTCGCCACCTCGTCTGCTTGGCCTGGCTCTGGCGATGGAAGGAGCAGGAATGGCGATGCTCCTGTTCGTCCGCACTACGGGGCAGGCGCGCGTCGCTCTGATCCTTCTCGGCCTGGGGTTCGGCATGGCCTACATCTGTCAGGCCGCTACCTTTGCCCGTTTCTTCGGACGCCGCGCGTTCGCGACCACCACCGGGGTCCGTTTCGCCGTCGGCGCCGCGTTCGGTGCGACCATACCCGCCGTCACAGGCTGGGCGTTCGACACTCAGGGCACCTACGCCGTCCCGTTCCTGACGATCGCCGCGGTCACTCTGACCGGCTCGGTGGTCGCCTTTCTTTTGCAGCCGCCGCGGAAGAAGAGCTGA